A stretch of Lathyrus oleraceus cultivar Zhongwan6 chromosome 6, CAAS_Psat_ZW6_1.0, whole genome shotgun sequence DNA encodes these proteins:
- the LOC127093414 gene encoding transcription factor bHLH104, which yields MDSLELGNTDSWDFLDYSFIDPPPTDFLWSNPSDFASVNTEIDIRSSDFASVSAEIDIPSGVVACQEENTRKRGRAESCYKAGTKACREKLRREKLNERFCDLSAVLDPGRPVRTDKPAILDDAIRVLNQLKTEAEELKETNEKLLEEIKCLKAEKNELREEKLVLKADKEKIEKQLKTLPISPAGFMPPPPMAAYQARVNKMAVYPNYGYIPMWQYLPQSARDTSQDHELRPPAA from the exons ATGGATTCTTTAGAGTTAGGAAACACCGATTCTTGGGATTTTCTCGATTACTCATTCATCGATCCTCCTCCCACCGATTTCCTTTGGTCCAATCCAAG TGACTTTGCAAGTGTGAACACGGAAATTGACATTCGAAGCAGTGATTTTGCGAGTGTGAGTGCGGAGATTGACATTCCAAGTGGTGTTGTTGCGTGTCAAGAAGAGAATACCAGGAAGAG GGGACGTGCTGAATCATGCTATAAGGCAGGAACAAAAGCTTGCCGTGAGAAATTGCGTAGGGAGAAACTCAATGAAAG GTTTTGCGATTTGAGCGCTGTTTTGGATCCCGGGAGACCTGTGAGAACAGATAAGCCTGCTATACTTGATGATGCTATCAGAGTCTTGAACCAACTTAAAACTGAAGCTGAGGAACTCAAAGAAACAAATGAAAAATTGTTAGAGGAAATAAAATGTTTAAAG GCAGAGAAAAATGAACTCCGCGAAGAGAAACTTGTTCTGAAAGCTGATAAAGAAAAGATCGAGAAACAGCTGAAAACTTTGCCTATTTCACCAGCAGGATTTATGCCTCCTCCTCCTATGGCTGCTTATCAAGCAAGGGTGAACAAGATGGCTGTTTATCCAAACTATGGATATATCCCAATGTGGCAATATCTTCCTCAATCAGCTCGCGATACATCCCAAGATCACGAGCTCAGGCCTCCTGCTGCATAG
- the LOC127095179 gene encoding uncharacterized protein LOC127095179, whose translation MDLDSDTETSLTNQHIFELYEFDEDNLEEEFEATNNIDESCEDNLQEEVETNNDTVYIAENVEAEPREKKRLRILSNEERMYIYHELLQKSFDGKLRKGATNEVASSNSVPLRTVQRIWKRAKESETRDVSHRKTKNCGRKRISIDENQIRELPFSQRTNIRSLAFALRTNPTSVFRLIKSGAIRRNSNAIKPLLKEENKISRLEFCLSMLEGTPHDPMFKSMHNIIHIDEKWFYMTKKSEKYYLLPDEDEPYRTCKSKNFIAKVMFLVAQTRPRFDSEENETFSGKIGVFPFVTHEPAIRSSINRVAGTMVTKAITTVNRDVVRSFLIDKVLPAIREKWPRDEFESTIFIQQDNARTYINHDDPLFREVATKDGFDIRLMCQPANSPDLNILDLGFFSAIQSLQYKEAPKTIDELISAVVKSFENFPSIKSNRIFVSLQLCMIEIMKEKGSNKYKIPHVNKERLERVGQLPIQIKCDPILVQEVKNYLNME comes from the exons ATGGATTTAGATAGTGATACAGAAACATCATTAACAAACCAACATATATTTGAGTTATATGAGTTTGATGAAGATAACTTAGAAGAGGAGTTTGAAGCAACCAATAATATTGATGAGTCCTGTGAAGATAACTTACAAGAGGAGGTTGAAACAAACAATGACACAG TGTATATTGCAGAAAATGTTGAAGCAGAACCTAGAGAAAAAAAGAGATTAAGAATCTTAAGCAATGAAGAACGCATGTATATTTATCATGAGCTACTACAAAAAAGCTTTGATGGAAAATTACGTAAAGGAGCTACAAATGAGGTGGCTTCATCAAATTCGGTTCCTCTAAGAACTGTTCAACGTATTTGGAAAAGAGCAAAAGAAAGTGAAACACGTGATGTCTCTCATAGGAAGACAAAAAATTGTGGACGTAAGAGAATTTCAATTGATGAGAATCAAATTCGTGAACTTCCTTTCAGTCAAAGAACAAACATTCGATCTTTAGCTTTTGCGTTGAGAACCAATCCAACATCGGTGTTCAGGCTTATAAAATCAGGGGCTATACGGCGTAATTCAAATGCCATAAAACCACTGTTGAAAGAAGAAAACAAAATATCTAGGCTGGAATTTTGTTTATCAATGCTTGAAGGTACACCACATGATCCAATGTTTAAGAGCATGCACAATATTATTCATATTGATGAAAAATGGTTTTATATGACTAAAAAATCCGAGAAGTATTATTTGCTCCCAGATGAAGATGAGCCATATCGGACATGTAAGAGCAAAAATTTCATTGCCAAAGTTATGTTCTTAGTTGCTCAAACTCGACCACGATTTGACTCAGAAGAAAATGAAACTTTTTCGGGTAAAATTGGTGTTTTTCCGTTTGTTACCCATGAACCGGCTATAAGGTCAAGTATTAACAGAGTTGCGGGAACAATGGTAACAAAAGCAATAACTACGGTAAATAGAGATGTGGTAAGATCATTCCTTATTGACAAAGTTCTACCCGCTATAAGAGAAAAATGGCCAAGAGATGAATTTGAGTCAACAATATTTATCCAGCAGGATAACGCAAGGACGTATATAAACCATGATGATCCTTTATTCCGTGAAGTTGCCACCAAGGATGGGTTTGATATTCGTTTAATGTGTCAGCCTGCAAACTCTCCAGATTTGAATATCTTAGACCTTGGTTTTTTCTCGGCTATACAATCATTGCAATACAAGGAAGCACCGAAAACTATTGATGAACTTATCAGTGCAGTGGTGAAGTCATTTGAAAATTTTCCTTCAATTAAGTCCAATCGTATATTTGTATCATTGCAACTATGCATGATAGAGATCATGAAAGAGAAAGGTTCCAATAAATATAAAATTCCTCATGTAAATAAGGAAAGGCTTGAAAGAGTAGGACAACTACCAATTCAAATTAAGTGTGATCCAATATTAGTACAAGAAGTCAAAAATTACTTAAACATGGAGTAA